The stretch of DNA AAAATCAGTTGGATTTTTGCATAGCAATAGAATCTTTCGGTCCATACCTGCTTTAGGTAGATTCGCAATCGTTTGATCAATCGTTCGGAACAAGACAGCAAAGTCACTACCCGCTGACGCCTTAAACGGAGCTTGAAGTGGTTCCATTTGAGCAATTTCATCATTAGCGACAAGAATCGTATTTGCGCCTGAATGTTTGCCCCACTGTAAACGAATTTGACCATGAATTAGACGTTCATCAATACGTGCTAAAACGATATTAGCCATGCAGTTTTCCTTAATTTAATTATTAGATTTAAGTCTTTATTATTCTTACATTATTTAATTCAAGTGACTTTCTCGTTTCGTCATCTAAATTATAATCTGTAATCACTGTATCTATTTTGCTTGTTTCTAAGTCCAAAATGAATCGTTATGATGGAATGCTGAAGATTCAACAATAACGGTTATCTTTTCTGATAAGTCACATAATAAACGAATCATATCTGCATCAAATTCACTCTTAGAAGATACCTAATTTGGTATTGAAACTATCAACGTGAATAAGAACATTATTAAAACGGTATTGTTTAAGCTGTTAATCATATGTGAACCTGTCATTTTCATAAATTCAGTGTTCACACGGCCGCCAGTAACGAAAAATTTGCAATCCGTTATATGAGGGAGATTTTGAATCAAATTCAGATCTCGAGTAATAACAGTCGCCCCTTTGAGATCTTTTAGCTGTTTCAGTGATTTGCGAATCAATGGGCTGCTGTCAACAAATACTGTGCTCTTGTCTTCTAGTCCGTTGTAAAAAGAATGCGCAACGGATTGAGAAAAATCAGAGTTACCACTTTGGCTTTTCGATGTCGCTGACATCGCAAGTTTCGACAACACATCTCTATTAACTAAGGCAAATCCATGTGAGCGAACAATGTATCCATTCTCATCAAGAAAGCGGAGGTCAGCTCGAATCGTCGCTCCTGTAACATTGAAATACTCTGCTAGCTCATCTACGTGCATTTTCCCACGCACACCAACCATATTTGCGATTTCGAGTCTACGTTCTATGGCTGTTTTCATTACTGCGTCTCCTTTAGGTTTATCGACGCACATAATCTAACTAATAAATTTTCATTTGTTTTCATTTGCTGCAATTCTCTTTCAAGATTTTTTATTGAGCAATTACTTTTATTGTAAGCTTGACTAAACTCACAATTTTCCGCAATTTGGTTATTCGCATTATAACGTAACTCATGTTCCATGCCATCCAGGCATATGCACCTCTAATTTCAAATCACTTCAGAATCAAATTAAACCGAATAAAATCAACAAGTTAACCAACCATCAACCATGCTAATCATAAAGATGAATTAAAATAATCCTAATTAATGCAAACCAGATCACATCTTCAATCGTCAAACCTCACCCTAAACGTGACTAAATTATCAATAATAAGATCCTCTATTTTCACCTACTTGCTCGCAAAAAGTTGTCATAGATAATCCGCTGCATTACTGAAAATGAAAACAAATGAAAACAATAAATGAAAATGGGTCTACGCACATCTAGTCGTAGACTCTTTTTGAAGGATGAAACTATGAAGCTAAATGCTGCAATCGTAGCGCTGCTCGGGCTATCTGTAGCCGTTCCTGTTGCAGCCCGCACTATTGTTGAAGCTGGTACAGAGTACGAACAGTATTTCAATGAGTGTGACAAATTGTCCGGTAAGCAGGAGCAATATGAAAAACTGAATGCCTATGTCCCATATATCAAGTTTTCATACGCACCAAATAGTAATGAGTGGAATTTATCTGGTCGTTACTTGAGAAAAGAATACCCGAATGAAGACATGTTCGGCCCTGCAGGTATCAATCTGATGACTGAACGTTATGAGCTGTTTTATATCAGAGCTCAACGTACTGGCGATTTACGTTTACGTTATGGAGCCGGAGTTCGCTATAACGGGTACGAGATTGACCGTTATGAAACAGAATATCGACTATATCCCCAGTTTGACTATTTCCTGAATGCCAACAACCAGTTGTTTTTAAACGGGCACTACTACTTAGGCGATAGTCGAGGTCGACGTTCTGGAGATGAGTCCGCTCAAAACTACACCGATTGGGGTTATGAAGCTGAGTTTGGCTTAATACATAAAATCAACGCCGTCTCTTTCATCAAACCAAGTATCTATACCGAGTTCGACAGTTATGAAAATAACTATGACGTAGATCTATGGCAATTGCGTTTGGTCTATACCCGTAAAATCGGACGAATGGTCGTTAATCCATTTGTTCGCATTGGATTAGGCCGCGATACCGTGGAACGTTCTCATGTTGATCCCATTCGTTGGGGTAATGAGATGGATAAAAACTATTCACGCTATGGCGTCTACGGCTCATTAGGCATCTCTGGCCGTCTATCCCTCAATTATGAAACGTACTGGCAAGTAGAAAATAACGAGTATTTCAAAGTTGCTGGCGACCACCCGAATGGCGGTGAAGTTCTGCCTTTACCAGATAGAGATAAGTTCTTTGCGAAGCTTGGCGTTCAATATGTATTCTAAAGGATGTACCGTGAAACTATTTAACTTTACCCCTCTTGCGGCATCTCTTGTTTTAGGATGCCTTGGTGTCATTACACCAGTCTCTGCCACCACATATGAAGCAACACCGACTAATGCTGTTAGCGAACAAAACCAAATGCAGCTGATTCGTCAACGTTGGGCTTCCTATTTTTTAGGGGATGAGAACCGCCCAACAACACAACATATGAAAAACCAGATAGCGGATGTCAACGCAGAGGCAAAGGATCTTCTGGCAAACCTGACCATAGAGGAATCTGGCTTTTGGTCTGACGCTCCCTTGTCGACAAAGACAATGGAAGACCAACAAAAGTTAGGTGTGAATCTATACGCTACCTATAACCGAATCTTCACGCTGGCACGAGCCTATAAATTAAAAGGTGGCGAGTTAGAAGGAAACCCAACTCTCCTAAATGCAATTACGGAAAGCTTGGCATTCCTCAACGAAACCTACTATCAAGTTGGTTCTCCTGAATATGGTAACTGGTGGCATTGGGAACTCGGTATTGCGCGTTCCGTACAGAATACATTGGTTATTCTGTATGACGATCTGCCCTATGAAATTATTAGCAATTATATCGATGCGACTCGTTACTTCGTTCCAAATCCAACACATTTGAGTGAGGGTTATGGTGCTCCATATAGCAGCGCCCCGCTTGCTTTCGAATCAACAGGGGGTAACCGTACTGATAACGCCCAAGTTGTGCTAGTGCGTGGCCTGCTCGAAAACAATGCGAACGAGATTGTTCGAGCAATCGAGTCACTGTCGAGTGTGATCCCATACGTAGAGACTGGTGATGGTTTCTATAAAGATGGTTCTTTTATCCAACATAAAGATCTTCCATATAGCGGCACGTACGGACAAGTGATGGTCGAAGGTTTAGGCATGTTGCTTGGAGCAGTAGCAAACACCAAATACCAGGCTAACGATCCGAACCTACAAAAGATCTACCCGCTAATCTTAGACACGTTTGCTCCATTACTCATTAACGGTCGCATGGCTGACATGGTTAATGGTCGTGCAATTTCTCGTAAAAGCGGTCAAAACGATCGTGTTGGTGAATCAATTATCAGTGCGATGCTGCTTTATATCGATGGAGCACCAGAGCCATACAAAAACCAATTATCGGCATTTGTTCAATCGCAATTAGCTGCAAAAGGCGGTTTAGAAGCGACACGTATCATGAGCAACTACCAGATCGCAGAATCTTTGATGATGACACCTAACGTGAAAGACATTCCTACGGTGTCACATAAGCAATTTGCCGAAATGGATCGTGTTATTCACCATCGCCCAGATTGGTCATTTGGTATTGCGATGCACTCTGATCGCGTTGGTAACTACGAATCGATTAATGGCGAGAACTTGAAAGGTTGGCATACCGCCGATGGCATGACGTATTTATACAACCGCCAAAACCATTACAACAATGGCTATTGGGTCGCGGTTAACCCATACAAGCATGCCGGAACCACCGTGTTACTCGCCGATCTTGACGATGCAACCGGACAGCTATCCGCTCAACGTGACGGTCGAAATGGTGCGATGTCTTGGACGGGTGGTGCCTCTCTAGATCACTACGGTGTCGCTGGTATGGATTTTGTGAATGCAAGCCGAGCCCTCTCTGCGAAGAAATCATGGTTTATGTTTGACGATGAGGTAGTTGCCCTTGGTTCTGCAATTGATAACAGCAGTGACTATAGCGCGATAACAACGATCGAAAACCGCATTGTGGACAGCAACAATGCCGCAAAAATAGAGAACGGTGTACTTTCCATCACTTATCAAGCTGATACCAACCCGATTCAGTACGTTATGTTAGACGCACAGCCGATTGATGTTCAGCAAAAATGCCGCAGCGCAGATTGGTCAGACATCGGTACGGATAGAGGTAGCGTCGAGGCGTGTTTTGTCGAAGCAACAATTACTCATACTTCTGAAAATGACAGCTATGCGTATGCGATTATTCTAACCAACAGCCTGTAAGCAGTGTGCCAGTAAAGGTCGTTGCGAACACAGAATCAGTACATGCCGTTGAGCATATTGATCTCGGGATATTTGCCGCTAACTTTTTTGATAGTGCAAAAGCCGGTGAAATTGAAGCATCAAATATTTCAATTATGACCCAAGAGAAAAATGACTTGGTCACTATCTCCGTTTCTAACCCAACCCGTAGTTGGTTTGATAGTGATTTCACCATTGATGGTCAATTTGAAATTGCCCAAGACAAGCAAAATCGTGTCTCTATAGACGACAACCAAGTGTCCGTTGAACTCTCTGATCTCAACGGTTCTAGCTACACATTCCAGTTAAAACGTATTAAGTAAGAGTAAATCATGAACGCTTTTAGATTGAGTGCGATTACGGTTGCCCTAATTGGGCTCGTTGGATGTGGCAGTGATTGTGTTGACGGCAAACAGTCCACGACACAATTTTCCCAATTCTCGACACATTGGAATAGTTACTATATCGGACATTCTTCGAGTCTAGATCCAGATCTTAAACAGACCGTTGATAACTTGAATGCTGATGTTCAAGGTTGGTTAACGACCTATCCGCTATATCAAGATGGCGTATGGCTTGGGATTTCACTGAATACGAGAAGCTCTGCACCAGGCTCAAGTATTAACAGTGCCTATCAACGTCTCCTTACAATGGCTCGGGTTTACAACATTTTTGGTGGCGCGCTGTACCAAGATGAAGACCTAAAACAAGCTATTTTAGCGAGCTTAGATATTTTGGGTCGCTATTACAGCGAAAATACCACACCGGCAGAATCAGATAACTGGTGGAATTGGCAAATCGGTATCCCTAAAAATGCGAACACCATTTTGTTGTTAATGGGCGAACATGTAGAACAATCTGTTTTAACCCATTACCACAATGCCACTAAGCATTTTGTACCGCATCCTGACCAAATCATGGTGGGAGGAAAAGCTAAGCCAGCAACTGGAGCAAACTTAATTGATGTTGCTCAAGTGGTGTTATTGCGCGGCGTTCTAAGTGACGACCTCAACGAATTTCATCGCGCAGTTGAAGCCATTGTGCCCGTTCTCGATGTTGTCGAGTCAGGTGATGGTTTTTACCGCGATGGTTCGTTTATTCAACATGAAGATATCCCATATACCGGAACTTATGGCAATGAATTAATCAAAGGGCTAGGAATGATCATCGGCGCAGTAAAAGCAACCGATATTCAGACCGAAAGCCTCGATGGTATTTATCCCATCCTGCTTAATTCATTCGCCCCTTTGATGGTTGACGGCCGTATGATGGATTTCGTTAATGGCCGCGCGATATCTCGCCAGTCAGGTCAAACCCACAAAGTGGGTCATGCGGTGATTAATTCCATGCTTTCTTATGTTGAAACTGCACCAAGCGAGTTTAAGCAACCACTGAAAGCATTCATCAAACAGCAAATTAACAGCGATTCTCAACATGACTTAAGTGAGTTTGGACTGGCATTCGGCCATTACCAATTAGCAAAAGAGATCCTTGCAGATAGCACTATCCAATTAGCGACGAATCGAGATTCACACAAGCACTTCCCAAGTATGGACCGAGTGGTACACCACCGCGATGATTAC from Vibrio taketomensis encodes:
- a CDS encoding PTS system mannose/fructose/N-acetylgalactosamine-transporter subunit IIB, with translation MANIVLARIDERLIHGQIRLQWGKHSGANTILVANDEIAQMEPLQAPFKASAGSDFAVLFRTIDQTIANLPKAGMDRKILLLCKNPTDFARIVQGGIKLPEINIGNMHFHEGRVVVNKYINVDKSDMAAFNILRDHGSVSTIQHMPESDKECIFEMTKDLQI
- a CDS encoding DeoR family transcriptional regulator, translating into MKTAIERRLEIANMVGVRGKMHVDELAEYFNVTGATIRADLRFLDENGYIVRSHGFALVNRDVLSKLAMSATSKSQSGNSDFSQSVAHSFYNGLEDKSTVFVDSSPLIRKSLKQLKDLKGATVITRDLNLIQNLPHITDCKFFVTGGRVNTEFMKMTGSHMINSLNNTVLIMFLFTLIVSIPN
- a CDS encoding polysaccharide lyase 8 family protein; protein product: MKLFNFTPLAASLVLGCLGVITPVSATTYEATPTNAVSEQNQMQLIRQRWASYFLGDENRPTTQHMKNQIADVNAEAKDLLANLTIEESGFWSDAPLSTKTMEDQQKLGVNLYATYNRIFTLARAYKLKGGELEGNPTLLNAITESLAFLNETYYQVGSPEYGNWWHWELGIARSVQNTLVILYDDLPYEIISNYIDATRYFVPNPTHLSEGYGAPYSSAPLAFESTGGNRTDNAQVVLVRGLLENNANEIVRAIESLSSVIPYVETGDGFYKDGSFIQHKDLPYSGTYGQVMVEGLGMLLGAVANTKYQANDPNLQKIYPLILDTFAPLLINGRMADMVNGRAISRKSGQNDRVGESIISAMLLYIDGAPEPYKNQLSAFVQSQLAAKGGLEATRIMSNYQIAESLMMTPNVKDIPTVSHKQFAEMDRVIHHRPDWSFGIAMHSDRVGNYESINGENLKGWHTADGMTYLYNRQNHYNNGYWVAVNPYKHAGTTVLLADLDDATGQLSAQRDGRNGAMSWTGGASLDHYGVAGMDFVNASRALSAKKSWFMFDDEVVALGSAIDNSSDYSAITTIENRIVDSNNAAKIENGVLSITYQADTNPIQYVMLDAQPIDVQQKCRSADWSDIGTDRGSVEACFVEATITHTSENDSYAYAIILTNSL
- a CDS encoding polysaccharide lyase beta-sandwich domain-containing protein, giving the protein MPVKVVANTESVHAVEHIDLGIFAANFFDSAKAGEIEASNISIMTQEKNDLVTISVSNPTRSWFDSDFTIDGQFEIAQDKQNRVSIDDNQVSVELSDLNGSSYTFQLKRIK
- a CDS encoding polysaccharide lyase 8 family protein; this encodes MNAFRLSAITVALIGLVGCGSDCVDGKQSTTQFSQFSTHWNSYYIGHSSSLDPDLKQTVDNLNADVQGWLTTYPLYQDGVWLGISLNTRSSAPGSSINSAYQRLLTMARVYNIFGGALYQDEDLKQAILASLDILGRYYSENTTPAESDNWWNWQIGIPKNANTILLLMGEHVEQSVLTHYHNATKHFVPHPDQIMVGGKAKPATGANLIDVAQVVLLRGVLSDDLNEFHRAVEAIVPVLDVVESGDGFYRDGSFIQHEDIPYTGTYGNELIKGLGMIIGAVKATDIQTESLDGIYPILLNSFAPLMVDGRMMDFVNGRAISRQSGQTHKVGHAVINSMLSYVETAPSEFKQPLKAFIKQQINSDSQHDLSEFGLAFGHYQLAKEILADSTIQLATNRDSHKHFPSMDRVVHHRDDYTFGIAMHSSRVGNYEYMGNENKKGWYTGDGVTYLYNQQDHYTNYWVTVDSKKLPGTTVVPEELSAGDGQRSQQSGGRQTDIQWAGGTQLHQYGAAGFDFTNHDGALKAKKSWFMFDDEIVALGSNIENTNAYTVIENRKINAADDLYLNDERHDSNDALVGSVAKVEIKIDSQANPMTYLLLGDVEQDVSVSKQCSRSGNWSEVGTGNGDVENTCFVEATISHGINDTYQYVILPNTKVDTDYISPISVIRNDAVAHSVEHAELSITSANFWAAGIAGIIETKTPMSILIQDLGEQYAVSISDPTRSPTPVEFKITGTSQVIEDKNQRVTTSHGIHSVDLSELAGESYTFKMSKVSL